The Camelus bactrianus isolate YW-2024 breed Bactrian camel chromosome 12, ASM4877302v1, whole genome shotgun sequence genome includes a window with the following:
- the TNS2 gene encoding tensin-2 isoform X7 has product MKSSGPVERLLRALGRRDSSRATSRPRKAEPHSFREKVFRKKPPVCAVCKVTIDGTGISCRVCKVATHRKCEAKVTSSCQSLPPAELRRNTAPVRRIEHLGSTKSLNHSKQRSTLPRSFSLDPLMERRWDLDLTYVTERILAAAFPARPDEQRHRGHLRELAHVLQSKHLDKYLLFNLSEKRHDLTRLNPKVQDFGWPELHAPPLDKLCSICKAMETWLSADPQHVVVLYCKGSKGKLGVIVSAYMHYSKISAGADQALATLTMRKFCEDKVAAELQPSQRRYISYFSGLLSGSIRMNSSPLFLHYVLVPMLPAFEPGTGFQPFLKIYQSMQLVYTSGIYHVAGPGPQQLCISLEPALLLKGDVMVTCYHKASRGTDRTLVFRVQFHTCTIHGPRLAFPKDQLDEAWTDERFPFQASVEFVFSSSPEKIKGSTPRNDPSVSVDYNTAEPAVRWDSYENFNQHHEDSVDDSPTHTLGPLDGSPYAQVQRAPRQALPAPSPEPPPPPLLSVSSDSGHSSTLTTEPATESPGRPPPTAAERQELDRLLGGCGVASGGRGAGRETAILDDEEQPPAGGGPHLGMYAGHRPGLSRHCSCRQGYREPCGVPNGGYYRPEGTLERRRLAYAGYEGPPQGYAEASVEKRRLCRSLSEGPYPYPPELGKPANGDFGYRSPGYREVVILEDPGLPALCSCPACEEKLAVPTAALYGLRLEREAGEGWATEAGKPLLHPVRPGHPLPLLVPACGHHHAPMPDYSCLKPPKAGEEGHEGCSYTMCPEGRYGHPGYPALVTYGYGGAVPSYCPAYGRVPHSCGSPGEGRGYPSSGAHSPRAGSISPGSPPYPQSRKLSYEIPAEEGGNRYPLPGHLAPAGPLASAESPEPVSWREGPSGHSTLPRSPRDAQGSASSELSGPSTPLHTSSPVQGKESTRRQDTRSPTLAPTQRLSPGEAVPSVSQGGAEKAPELPARSGPEPPAPGPFSPASPPSSPNDWPQEKSPGCHSDSASPRGSVPTTLPGLRHAPWQGLRDPPDSPDGSPLTPVPTQMPWLVASPEPPQSSPTPAFPLAASYDINGPTQPPLPEKRHLLGPGQQPGPWGPEQASPPARGTSHHVTFAPLLLDNAPQPPEPPMQESQSNVKFVQDTSKFWYKPHLSRDQAIALLKDKDPGAFLIRDSHSFQGAYGLALKVATPPPSAQPWKGDPLEQLVRHFLIETGPKGVKIKGCPSEPYFGSLSALVSQHSISPLSLPCCLRIPSKDPLEEAPEAPVPSNMSTAADLLRQGAACSVLYLTSVETESLTGPQAVARASSAALSCSPRPTPAVVHFKVSAQGITLTDNQRKLFFRRHYPVNSITFSSTDPQDRRWTNPDGTTSKIFGFVAKKPGSPWENVCHLFAELDPDQPAGAIVTFITKVLLGQRK; this is encoded by the exons ATGAAGTCCAGCGGCCCCGTGGAGAGGCTGCTcagagccctggggaggagggacagCAGCCGGGCCACCAGCAGG cctagGAAAGCTGAGCCACACAGCTTCCGGGAGAAGGTCTTCCGGAAGAAACCGCCAGTCTGTGCAGTTTGTAAGGTGACCATCGATGGGACAGGCATCTCATGCCGAG TCTGCAAGGTGGCAACACACAGAAAATGTGAAGCAAAG GTGACTTCGTCCTGTCAGTCCTTGCCTCCCGCGGAGCTG CGGAGAAACACGGCCCCTGTGAGGCGCATAGAGCACCTG GGATCTACCAAGTCTTTGAACCATTCAAAGCAGCGCAGCACTCTGCCCAG GAGCTTCAGCCTGGACCCGCTCATGGAGCGTCGCTGGGACTTGGACCTCACCTACGTGACAGAACGGATCCTGGCCGCCGCTTTCCCCGCGCGGCCGGATGAGCAGCGACACCGGGGCCACCTGCGCGAGCTGGCTCACGTGCTGCAATCCAAACACCTCGACAAGTACCTG CTCTTCAACCTTTCAGAGAAAAGACATGACCTGACCCGCCTAAACCCCAAG GTCCAGGACTTCGGCTGGCCTGAGCTGCATGCGCCCCCGCTGGACAAGCTGTGCTCCATCTGCAAAGCCATGGAGACGTGGCTCAGCGCCGACCCGCAGCATGTAGTCGTACTGTACTGCAAG GGGAGCAAGGGCAAGCTTGGCGTCATCGTCTCTGCCTATATGCACTACAGCAAGATCTCTGCAGG GGCGGACCAGGCGCTGGCTACTCTTACCATGCGGAAGTTCTGTGAGGACAAGGTGGCCGCGGAGCTGCAGCCCTCCCAGCGCCG GTACATCAGCTACTTCAGTGGTCTGCTGTCCGGCTCCATCAGAATGAACAGCAGCCCTCTCTTCCTGCACTATGTGCTCGTGCCCATGCTGCCAGCCTTTGAACCTGGCACAG GCTTCCAGCCCTTCCTGAAGATCTACCAGTCCATGCAGCTTGTCTACACATCAGGAATCTA tcACGTTGCAGGCCCAGGTCCCCAGCAGCTTTGCATTAGCCTGGAGCCAGCCCTCCTCCTGAAAGGCGATGTCATG GTGACATGCTATCACAAGGCTAGCCGGGGGACAGACCGGACCCTTGTGTTCCGAGTCCAGTTCCACACATGCACCATCCATGGACCACGGCTCGCCTTCCCCAAGGATCAGCTGGACGAGGCCTGGACTG ACGAGAGGTTCCCCTTCCAAGCATCCGTGGAGTTTGTCTTCTCCTCCAGCCCAGAGAAGATCAAAG GCAGCACCCCACGGAATGACCCTTCAGTCTCTGTTGACTACAACACTGCGGAGCCCGCTGTGCGCTGGGACTCCTATGAGAACTTCAACCAGCACCATGAGGACAGCGTGGACG ACTCCCCCACCCATACCCTGGGACCCCTGGATGGCAGTCCATATGCCCAGGTGCAGCGGGCCCCCCGCCAGGCTCTGCCGGCGCCCTCTCCGGAACCACCTCCACCCCCGCTGCTCTCTGTCAGCAGCGACTCTGGCCACTCATCCACGCTGACCACGGAGCCGGCCACCGAGTCCCCTGGCCGGCCGCCCCCGACGGCTGCTGAACGGCAGGAGCTCGATCGCCTCCTGGGAGGCTGCGGAGTGGCCAGTGGGGGCCGGGGAGCTGGGCGCGAGACGGCCATCCTCGATGACGAAGAGCAGCCCCCCGCGGGTGGAGGCCCCCACCTCGGAATGTACGCAGGCCACAGACCTGGCCTTAGCCGCCACTGCTCCTGCCGCCAGGGCTACCGGGAACCCTGCGGGGTCCCCAATGGGGGCTACTATCGGCCAGAGGGAACCCTGGAGAGGCGGCGGCTGGCCTATGCAGGCTATGAGGGCCCCCCCCAGGGCTATGCTGAGGCCTCCGTGGAGAAGAGGCGCCTCTGCCGATCGCTGTCCGAGGGGCCCTACCCCTACCCACCTGAGCTGGGGAAACCAGCCAACGGGGACTTTGGCTACCGCTCCCCAGGCTACCGGGAGGTGGTGATCCTGGAGGACCCCGGGCTGCCTGCCCTGTGCTCATGCCCCGCTTGCGAGGAGAAGCTGGCAGTGCCCACAGCAGCCCTCTATGGGCTGCGGCTGGAGAGGGAGGCCGGAGAGGGGTGGGCGACTGAGGCTGGCAAGCCTCTCTTACACCCGGTGCGGCCTGGGCACCCGCTGCCCCTGCTGGTGCCTGCCTGCGGGCATCACCATGCCCCGATGCCTGACTACAGCTGCCTGAAGCCACCCAAAGCAGGCGAGGAAGGGCATGAGGGCTGCTCCTACACCATGTGCCCTGAAGGCAGGTATGGGCATCCAGGGTACCCTGCCCTGGTGACATACGGCTATGGAGGAGCAGTTCCCAGTTACTGCCCGGCCTACGGCCGGGTGCCTCACAGCTGCGGGTCTCCAGGCGAGGGCAGAGGGTATCCCAGCTCCGGTGCCCACTCCCCACGGGCTGGCTCCATTTCCCCGGGCAGCCCGCCCTACCCCCAATCCAGGAAGCTGAGCTACGAGATccctgcagaggagggagggaacaggtATCCGCTGCCCGGGCACCTGGCCCCAGCAGGACCCTTGGCATCTGCAG AGTCGCCTGAGCCAGTGTCCTGGAGGGAGGGCCCCAGCGGACACAGCACCCTGCCTCGGTCTCCCCGAGATGCCCAGGGCAGTGCCTCTTCTGAGTTGTCTGGTCCCTCCACGCCCCTGCACACCAGCAGCCCAGTCCAGGGCAAGGAGAG CACCCGACGGCAGGACACCCGGTCCCCGACCTTGGCGCCCACTCAGAGACTGAGTCCTGGTGAGGCTGTGCCATCTGTTTCCCAGGGAGGCGCTGAAAAGGCTCCAGAGCTGCCGGCAAGAAGTGGGCCTGAgcctccagcccctggcccctTCTCGCCAGCCTCCCCACCCAGCTCACCCAATGACTGGCCTCAAGAGAAAAGCCCAGGGTGCCACTCGGACAGTGCCAGTCCAAGGGGCTCTGTGCCCACCACACTGCCCGGCCTCCGCCATGCCCCTTGGCAGGGACTTCGAGACCCCCCAGACAGCCCGGATGGGTCCCCACTCACTCCTGTGCCTACCCAGATGCCCTGGCTTGTGGCCAGCCCAGAGCCACCTCAGAGCTCACCTACACCTGCCTTCCCACTGGCTGCATCTTATGACATCAatggccccacccagcccccacttCCCGAGAAACGCCACCTGTTGGGGCCTGGGCAACAGCCAGGAccctggggcccagagcaggcaTCACCACCAGCCAGAGGCACCAGTCACCATGTCACCTTTGCACCTCTGCTCCTGGATaatgccccccaacccccag AGCCCCCTATGCAAGAGAGCCAGAGCAACGTCAAGTTTGTCCAGGATACGTCCAAGTTCTGGTACAAACCACACCTGTCCCGTGACCAAG CCATCGCCCTGCTGAAGGACAAGGACCCTGGGGCATTCCTGATCAGGGACAGTCATTCATTCCAAGGAGCCTACGGACTGGCTCTCAAGGTGGCTACACCCCCACCCAGCGCCCAGCCCTGGAAAG GGGATCCCTTGGAACAGCTGGTCCGCCATTTTCTCATTGAGACTGGGCCCAAGGGGGTGAAGATCAAGGGCTGCCCCAGCGAGCCCTACTTTG GCAGCCTGTCGGCCCTGGTCTCCCAGCACTCCATCTCCCCGCTGTCCCTGCCCTGCTGCCTGCGCATTCCCAGCAAAG ATCCTCTGGAGGAGGCCCCAGAGGCCCCAGTGCCCAGCAACATGAGCACAGCGGCAGACCTCCTGCGTCAGGGCGCCG CCTGCAGCGTGCTCTACCTGACCTCAGTGGAGACCGAGTCACTGACAGGCCCCCAGGCGGTGGCGCGGGCCAGCTCCGCAGCTCTGAGCTGCAGTCCCCGCCCGACACCTGCCGTTGTCCACTTCAAGGTCTCAGCCCAGGGCATCACGCTGACGGACAACCAAAGGAA GCTCTTCTTTCGCCGCCATTATCCAGTGAACAGCATCACCTTCTCCAGCACTGACCCTCAGGACCGGAG ATGGACCAACCCTGACGGGACCACCTCCAA GATCTTTGGTTTCGTGGCCAAGAAGCCAGGAAGCCCCTGGGAGAATGTGTGTCACCTCTTCGCAGAGCTTGACCCAGATCAGCCTGCAGGCGCCATCGTCACCTTCATCACCAAAGTTCTACTGGGCcagagaaaatga
- the TNS2 gene encoding tensin-2 isoform X2, whose protein sequence is MGWPGGSRCCCPAPPRPRQAGRPPQPRKAEPHSFREKVFRKKPPVCAVCKVTIDGTGISCRVCKVATHRKCEAKVTSSCQSLPPAELRRNTAPVRRIEHLGSTKSLNHSKQRSTLPRSFSLDPLMERRWDLDLTYVTERILAAAFPARPDEQRHRGHLRELAHVLQSKHLDKYLLFNLSEKRHDLTRLNPKVQDFGWPELHAPPLDKLCSICKAMETWLSADPQHVVVLYCKGSKGKLGVIVSAYMHYSKISAGADQALATLTMRKFCEDKVAAELQPSQRRYISYFSGLLSGSIRMNSSPLFLHYVLVPMLPAFEPGTGFQPFLKIYQSMQLVYTSGIYHVAGPGPQQLCISLEPALLLKGDVMVTCYHKASRGTDRTLVFRVQFHTCTIHGPRLAFPKDQLDEAWTDERFPFQASVEFVFSSSPEKIKGSTPRNDPSVSVDYNTAEPAVRWDSYENFNQHHEDSVDDSPTHTLGPLDGSPYAQVQRAPRQALPAPSPEPPPPPLLSVSSDSGHSSTLTTEPATESPGRPPPTAAERQELDRLLGGCGVASGGRGAGRETAILDDEEQPPAGGGPHLGMYAGHRPGLSRHCSCRQGYREPCGVPNGGYYRPEGTLERRRLAYAGYEGPPQGYAEASVEKRRLCRSLSEGPYPYPPELGKPANGDFGYRSPGYREVVILEDPGLPALCSCPACEEKLAVPTAALYGLRLEREAGEGWATEAGKPLLHPVRPGHPLPLLVPACGHHHAPMPDYSCLKPPKAGEEGHEGCSYTMCPEGRYGHPGYPALVTYGYGGAVPSYCPAYGRVPHSCGSPGEGRGYPSSGAHSPRAGSISPGSPPYPQSRKLSYEIPAEEGGNRYPLPGHLAPAGPLASAESPEPVSWREGPSGHSTLPRSPRDAQGSASSELSGPSTPLHTSSPVQGKESTRRQDTRSPTLAPTQRLSPGEAVPSVSQGGAEKAPELPARSGPEPPAPGPFSPASPPSSPNDWPQEKSPGCHSDSASPRGSVPTTLPGLRHAPWQGLRDPPDSPDGSPLTPVPTQMPWLVASPEPPQSSPTPAFPLAASYDINGPTQPPLPEKRHLLGPGQQPGPWGPEQASPPARGTSHHVTFAPLLLDNAPQPPEPPMQESQSNVKFVQDTSKFWYKPHLSRDQAIALLKDKDPGAFLIRDSHSFQGAYGLALKVATPPPSAQPWKGDPLEQLVRHFLIETGPKGVKIKGCPSEPYFGSLSALVSQHSISPLSLPCCLRIPSKDPLEEAPEAPVPSNMSTAADLLRQGAACSVLYLTSVETESLTGPQAVARASSAALSCSPRPTPAVVHFKVSAQGITLTDNQRKLFFRRHYPVNSITFSSTDPQDRRWTNPDGTTSKIFGFVAKKPGSPWENVCHLFAELDPDQPAGAIVTFITKVLLGQRK, encoded by the exons cctagGAAAGCTGAGCCACACAGCTTCCGGGAGAAGGTCTTCCGGAAGAAACCGCCAGTCTGTGCAGTTTGTAAGGTGACCATCGATGGGACAGGCATCTCATGCCGAG TCTGCAAGGTGGCAACACACAGAAAATGTGAAGCAAAG GTGACTTCGTCCTGTCAGTCCTTGCCTCCCGCGGAGCTG CGGAGAAACACGGCCCCTGTGAGGCGCATAGAGCACCTG GGATCTACCAAGTCTTTGAACCATTCAAAGCAGCGCAGCACTCTGCCCAG GAGCTTCAGCCTGGACCCGCTCATGGAGCGTCGCTGGGACTTGGACCTCACCTACGTGACAGAACGGATCCTGGCCGCCGCTTTCCCCGCGCGGCCGGATGAGCAGCGACACCGGGGCCACCTGCGCGAGCTGGCTCACGTGCTGCAATCCAAACACCTCGACAAGTACCTG CTCTTCAACCTTTCAGAGAAAAGACATGACCTGACCCGCCTAAACCCCAAG GTCCAGGACTTCGGCTGGCCTGAGCTGCATGCGCCCCCGCTGGACAAGCTGTGCTCCATCTGCAAAGCCATGGAGACGTGGCTCAGCGCCGACCCGCAGCATGTAGTCGTACTGTACTGCAAG GGGAGCAAGGGCAAGCTTGGCGTCATCGTCTCTGCCTATATGCACTACAGCAAGATCTCTGCAGG GGCGGACCAGGCGCTGGCTACTCTTACCATGCGGAAGTTCTGTGAGGACAAGGTGGCCGCGGAGCTGCAGCCCTCCCAGCGCCG GTACATCAGCTACTTCAGTGGTCTGCTGTCCGGCTCCATCAGAATGAACAGCAGCCCTCTCTTCCTGCACTATGTGCTCGTGCCCATGCTGCCAGCCTTTGAACCTGGCACAG GCTTCCAGCCCTTCCTGAAGATCTACCAGTCCATGCAGCTTGTCTACACATCAGGAATCTA tcACGTTGCAGGCCCAGGTCCCCAGCAGCTTTGCATTAGCCTGGAGCCAGCCCTCCTCCTGAAAGGCGATGTCATG GTGACATGCTATCACAAGGCTAGCCGGGGGACAGACCGGACCCTTGTGTTCCGAGTCCAGTTCCACACATGCACCATCCATGGACCACGGCTCGCCTTCCCCAAGGATCAGCTGGACGAGGCCTGGACTG ACGAGAGGTTCCCCTTCCAAGCATCCGTGGAGTTTGTCTTCTCCTCCAGCCCAGAGAAGATCAAAG GCAGCACCCCACGGAATGACCCTTCAGTCTCTGTTGACTACAACACTGCGGAGCCCGCTGTGCGCTGGGACTCCTATGAGAACTTCAACCAGCACCATGAGGACAGCGTGGACG ACTCCCCCACCCATACCCTGGGACCCCTGGATGGCAGTCCATATGCCCAGGTGCAGCGGGCCCCCCGCCAGGCTCTGCCGGCGCCCTCTCCGGAACCACCTCCACCCCCGCTGCTCTCTGTCAGCAGCGACTCTGGCCACTCATCCACGCTGACCACGGAGCCGGCCACCGAGTCCCCTGGCCGGCCGCCCCCGACGGCTGCTGAACGGCAGGAGCTCGATCGCCTCCTGGGAGGCTGCGGAGTGGCCAGTGGGGGCCGGGGAGCTGGGCGCGAGACGGCCATCCTCGATGACGAAGAGCAGCCCCCCGCGGGTGGAGGCCCCCACCTCGGAATGTACGCAGGCCACAGACCTGGCCTTAGCCGCCACTGCTCCTGCCGCCAGGGCTACCGGGAACCCTGCGGGGTCCCCAATGGGGGCTACTATCGGCCAGAGGGAACCCTGGAGAGGCGGCGGCTGGCCTATGCAGGCTATGAGGGCCCCCCCCAGGGCTATGCTGAGGCCTCCGTGGAGAAGAGGCGCCTCTGCCGATCGCTGTCCGAGGGGCCCTACCCCTACCCACCTGAGCTGGGGAAACCAGCCAACGGGGACTTTGGCTACCGCTCCCCAGGCTACCGGGAGGTGGTGATCCTGGAGGACCCCGGGCTGCCTGCCCTGTGCTCATGCCCCGCTTGCGAGGAGAAGCTGGCAGTGCCCACAGCAGCCCTCTATGGGCTGCGGCTGGAGAGGGAGGCCGGAGAGGGGTGGGCGACTGAGGCTGGCAAGCCTCTCTTACACCCGGTGCGGCCTGGGCACCCGCTGCCCCTGCTGGTGCCTGCCTGCGGGCATCACCATGCCCCGATGCCTGACTACAGCTGCCTGAAGCCACCCAAAGCAGGCGAGGAAGGGCATGAGGGCTGCTCCTACACCATGTGCCCTGAAGGCAGGTATGGGCATCCAGGGTACCCTGCCCTGGTGACATACGGCTATGGAGGAGCAGTTCCCAGTTACTGCCCGGCCTACGGCCGGGTGCCTCACAGCTGCGGGTCTCCAGGCGAGGGCAGAGGGTATCCCAGCTCCGGTGCCCACTCCCCACGGGCTGGCTCCATTTCCCCGGGCAGCCCGCCCTACCCCCAATCCAGGAAGCTGAGCTACGAGATccctgcagaggagggagggaacaggtATCCGCTGCCCGGGCACCTGGCCCCAGCAGGACCCTTGGCATCTGCAG AGTCGCCTGAGCCAGTGTCCTGGAGGGAGGGCCCCAGCGGACACAGCACCCTGCCTCGGTCTCCCCGAGATGCCCAGGGCAGTGCCTCTTCTGAGTTGTCTGGTCCCTCCACGCCCCTGCACACCAGCAGCCCAGTCCAGGGCAAGGAGAG CACCCGACGGCAGGACACCCGGTCCCCGACCTTGGCGCCCACTCAGAGACTGAGTCCTGGTGAGGCTGTGCCATCTGTTTCCCAGGGAGGCGCTGAAAAGGCTCCAGAGCTGCCGGCAAGAAGTGGGCCTGAgcctccagcccctggcccctTCTCGCCAGCCTCCCCACCCAGCTCACCCAATGACTGGCCTCAAGAGAAAAGCCCAGGGTGCCACTCGGACAGTGCCAGTCCAAGGGGCTCTGTGCCCACCACACTGCCCGGCCTCCGCCATGCCCCTTGGCAGGGACTTCGAGACCCCCCAGACAGCCCGGATGGGTCCCCACTCACTCCTGTGCCTACCCAGATGCCCTGGCTTGTGGCCAGCCCAGAGCCACCTCAGAGCTCACCTACACCTGCCTTCCCACTGGCTGCATCTTATGACATCAatggccccacccagcccccacttCCCGAGAAACGCCACCTGTTGGGGCCTGGGCAACAGCCAGGAccctggggcccagagcaggcaTCACCACCAGCCAGAGGCACCAGTCACCATGTCACCTTTGCACCTCTGCTCCTGGATaatgccccccaacccccag AGCCCCCTATGCAAGAGAGCCAGAGCAACGTCAAGTTTGTCCAGGATACGTCCAAGTTCTGGTACAAACCACACCTGTCCCGTGACCAAG CCATCGCCCTGCTGAAGGACAAGGACCCTGGGGCATTCCTGATCAGGGACAGTCATTCATTCCAAGGAGCCTACGGACTGGCTCTCAAGGTGGCTACACCCCCACCCAGCGCCCAGCCCTGGAAAG GGGATCCCTTGGAACAGCTGGTCCGCCATTTTCTCATTGAGACTGGGCCCAAGGGGGTGAAGATCAAGGGCTGCCCCAGCGAGCCCTACTTTG GCAGCCTGTCGGCCCTGGTCTCCCAGCACTCCATCTCCCCGCTGTCCCTGCCCTGCTGCCTGCGCATTCCCAGCAAAG ATCCTCTGGAGGAGGCCCCAGAGGCCCCAGTGCCCAGCAACATGAGCACAGCGGCAGACCTCCTGCGTCAGGGCGCCG CCTGCAGCGTGCTCTACCTGACCTCAGTGGAGACCGAGTCACTGACAGGCCCCCAGGCGGTGGCGCGGGCCAGCTCCGCAGCTCTGAGCTGCAGTCCCCGCCCGACACCTGCCGTTGTCCACTTCAAGGTCTCAGCCCAGGGCATCACGCTGACGGACAACCAAAGGAA GCTCTTCTTTCGCCGCCATTATCCAGTGAACAGCATCACCTTCTCCAGCACTGACCCTCAGGACCGGAG ATGGACCAACCCTGACGGGACCACCTCCAA GATCTTTGGTTTCGTGGCCAAGAAGCCAGGAAGCCCCTGGGAGAATGTGTGTCACCTCTTCGCAGAGCTTGACCCAGATCAGCCTGCAGGCGCCATCGTCACCTTCATCACCAAAGTTCTACTGGGCcagagaaaatga